A genomic window from Dechloromonas sp. A34 includes:
- a CDS encoding phosphatase PAP2 family protein — MFTCSVASRATELRIALIAFGLLVGLFIAFPQIDLAVSGLFYRGEGHWALNREDLWLAIPYRGLPRLGQGLLVALLLLWLLGFAKCFPKLKARQTTFGFLLAAALAGPILLVDATLKEHSGRTRPVNIEQFGGSKQFTPAFIPADQCEQNCSFVSGHVATAAFIMAFGWLGAPAVRRRWLLASLACGGLFALVRIVPGGHFLSDTIFAWFATYFSLWATEWVFRRLGWLPEQR, encoded by the coding sequence ATGTTTACCTGCTCCGTGGCTTCAAGGGCTACTGAACTTCGCATCGCGCTGATTGCGTTCGGCCTGCTGGTCGGGCTGTTCATCGCCTTCCCGCAGATCGACCTCGCGGTCAGCGGCCTGTTCTACCGCGGCGAAGGCCACTGGGCGCTGAATCGCGAAGACCTCTGGCTGGCCATCCCCTATCGCGGCCTACCGCGCCTCGGGCAAGGCCTGCTGGTGGCGCTGTTGCTGCTTTGGCTGCTCGGCTTCGCCAAGTGCTTCCCGAAGCTCAAGGCCAGACAAACCACCTTCGGTTTCCTGCTCGCCGCCGCACTGGCCGGCCCCATCCTGTTGGTCGATGCAACGCTCAAGGAACATTCCGGACGGACGCGGCCGGTCAATATCGAACAGTTCGGCGGCAGCAAGCAGTTCACCCCGGCCTTCATTCCGGCCGACCAGTGCGAGCAGAACTGCTCCTTCGTCAGCGGCCATGTCGCCACCGCCGCCTTCATCATGGCTTTCGGCTGGCTCGGCGCGCCCGCCGTGCGCCGCCGCTGGCTGTTGGCCAGCCTCGCCTGCGGCGGGCTGTTCGCGCTGGTCCGCATCGTGCCGGGCGGGCATTTCCTGTCCGACACCATCTTCGCGTGGTTCGCCACCTATTTCAGCCTGTGGGCGACGGAATGGGTGTTCCGGCGCCTGGGCTGGCTGCCCGAGCAGCGCTAG
- a CDS encoding glycosyltransferase family 39 protein, which translates to MSAAPGTAAGVKVLLGLSAALLAWRFWVLPQLGITLYIDEAQYWTWAQHLDWGYFSKPPGVAALIWLSTALFGDGLLGVKALAMLCYPAAAAACWAIARRLYDERTAFWSAVTVLTLPMFAWLGLFVSTDALLTLFWALALWAYLRALDSDAWADWLLLGAVCGLGLLSKYTMAAWLGAAFLHLLAFHRTRLGTAKPWLAGGLALLILAPNIYWNFTHDFPTLKHTADITLNKKAGGGFKALGEFWAAQWISFGPVLGSVFFILLAQVRQSWRDDRTRLLLWFALPLWAVVSAQAMKSSANANWAAPAFAPAAIAAVAWLVQREKQRLLVIGLAINIALVAAVYHWPSLLAAAHVQNPAKKSPFARAMGWDELGRQLTPIIQAHPDAVLIADNRTLLAHMLYELRDLSPAAASWNPSGVASDHYKLTTDLRPWIGKDAILITQDPAGQFINYFAAVDKLATLKAPLDATTTRDMDVYLLRGFKGY; encoded by the coding sequence GTGAGCGCAGCGCCGGGCACCGCTGCCGGTGTCAAAGTCCTGCTCGGCCTGAGCGCCGCCCTGCTCGCCTGGCGCTTCTGGGTGCTACCGCAACTCGGCATCACGCTCTACATCGACGAAGCGCAGTACTGGACCTGGGCGCAACACCTCGACTGGGGTTACTTCTCCAAGCCGCCCGGCGTCGCCGCCCTGATCTGGCTGTCCACGGCGCTATTCGGCGACGGTCTGCTCGGCGTCAAGGCCCTGGCCATGCTCTGCTATCCGGCTGCGGCCGCCGCCTGCTGGGCCATCGCCCGCCGCCTCTACGACGAGCGCACCGCCTTCTGGTCAGCGGTCACCGTGTTGACCCTGCCGATGTTCGCCTGGCTCGGCCTGTTCGTGTCGACCGATGCCCTGCTCACCTTGTTCTGGGCACTGGCGCTGTGGGCCTATCTGCGCGCGCTGGACAGCGACGCCTGGGCCGACTGGCTGCTGCTCGGTGCCGTCTGCGGCCTCGGCCTGCTCTCCAAATACACGATGGCCGCCTGGCTGGGCGCCGCCTTCCTGCACCTGCTGGCTTTCCACCGGACGCGCCTGGGCACGGCCAAGCCCTGGCTGGCGGGTGGCCTGGCCTTGCTGATCCTGGCGCCCAATATTTACTGGAATTTCACCCACGATTTTCCGACACTGAAGCACACCGCCGACATCACGCTCAACAAGAAGGCCGGCGGCGGCTTCAAGGCGCTCGGCGAATTCTGGGCGGCGCAATGGATTTCCTTCGGTCCGGTGCTGGGCAGCGTGTTCTTCATCCTGCTCGCCCAGGTCCGGCAAAGCTGGCGCGACGATCGGACCCGGCTCCTGCTCTGGTTCGCCTTGCCGCTGTGGGCGGTTGTTTCGGCGCAGGCCATGAAGAGCAGCGCCAACGCCAACTGGGCGGCGCCCGCCTTCGCGCCGGCCGCCATCGCCGCCGTTGCCTGGCTGGTGCAGCGCGAGAAACAACGCCTGCTGGTGATCGGGCTGGCGATCAATATCGCCCTGGTCGCTGCCGTCTATCACTGGCCCAGCCTGCTGGCCGCAGCCCACGTCCAGAATCCTGCCAAGAAGAGCCCCTTTGCCCGCGCCATGGGCTGGGACGAACTGGGTCGCCAGCTGACACCAATCATCCAGGCCCACCCTGACGCCGTGCTGATCGCCGACAACCGCACCCTGCTCGCCCACATGCTCTACGAACTGCGCGACCTGAGCCCGGCCGCCGCTAGCTGGAATCCGAGCGGCGTGGCGAGCGACCACTACAAGCTGACCACCGACCTGCGGCCCTGGATCGGCAAGGATGCGATCCTGATCACCCAGGACCCGGCCGGGCAATTCATCAACTACTTTGCCGCGGTCGACAAGTTGGCGACGCTGAAGGCACCGCTTGACGCGACCACCACCCGCGACATGGATGTTTACCTGCTCCGTGGCTTCAAGGGCTACTGA
- a CDS encoding sensor histidine kinase: MPSRRHLPLFLLLLALMGLTGFGAHRIAQQLGITDLQATGLHRLDLYTASLDREIGKYAFLPGTLGLERDVLELLDRGERSKLAPQVNAYLEQLNERAGTLAIYVIDAGGQVVAASNWRRADSFIGEDLSFRPYFREAINSGTGRFFGIGTTRGEPGYYLASTLADASRTLGVAVIKVSLEQLEKSWSTVEAPAMVSDENGVIILGSVADWKFTTLRPLDETTRSAFDQTQQYNRRALKPLGLKEIAELDHGARLVSIAKTGPEMVSVYPVAGRFLAQSRPLAGTPWTLTVLSHLEQVDEIARSRAMVAVVGAAFLFMLGLMLDERRRRLKDRLAAREALQKAHDELERKVDERTADLSAANQLLQDEVAERIRAERTLRAAQDELVQAGKLAVIGQLSTGIAHELNQPLAALRTLSGNGVRFLERGDVATTRTNLERIAQLVDRMGLITGQLRTFARKSSGQLQPVALGKALDNALALLEPRLHQANAEIICNCPPPEPVALCDTNRLEQVLVNLIGNALDAMDGQPAPRIEVACECVDRQARLSVRDHGPGLDEAALAHLFEPFFTTKAAGVGLGLGLTISAGIVRDFGGTLSGANHPDGGAVFTLDIPLLDEADPHD, translated from the coding sequence ATGCCCAGCCGCCGCCACCTGCCGCTTTTCCTGCTGCTCCTCGCCCTGATGGGCCTGACCGGCTTCGGCGCGCACCGCATCGCCCAGCAACTCGGCATCACCGACCTGCAGGCGACCGGCCTGCACCGGCTCGACCTGTACACCGCCAGCCTCGACCGCGAGATCGGCAAGTACGCCTTCCTGCCCGGCACCCTCGGCCTCGAACGCGACGTGCTCGAACTGCTCGACCGCGGCGAGCGCAGCAAGCTGGCACCCCAGGTCAATGCCTACCTCGAGCAACTCAACGAGCGGGCCGGCACGCTGGCCATCTACGTCATCGACGCCGGCGGGCAGGTCGTCGCCGCCAGCAACTGGCGGCGTGCCGACAGCTTCATCGGCGAAGACCTGTCGTTCCGCCCCTATTTCCGCGAAGCGATCAACAGCGGCACCGGGCGTTTCTTCGGCATCGGCACGACGCGCGGCGAACCCGGCTACTACCTCGCTTCGACCCTGGCCGACGCCAGCCGCACCCTCGGTGTCGCCGTCATCAAGGTCAGCCTCGAACAGCTGGAAAAATCGTGGAGCACGGTCGAAGCGCCGGCCATGGTCAGCGACGAGAATGGCGTGATCATCCTCGGCTCGGTCGCCGACTGGAAATTCACGACGCTACGCCCGCTCGACGAAACGACGCGCAGCGCTTTCGACCAGACCCAGCAATACAACCGCCGAGCCTTGAAACCGCTCGGCCTCAAGGAGATCGCCGAACTCGACCACGGCGCCCGCCTGGTCAGCATCGCCAAGACCGGCCCGGAAATGGTCTCGGTCTATCCGGTGGCCGGCCGCTTCCTGGCGCAATCCCGGCCGCTGGCCGGCACGCCATGGACGCTGACCGTGCTCTCGCATCTCGAACAGGTCGACGAAATCGCCCGCAGCCGGGCCATGGTCGCCGTGGTCGGCGCCGCCTTCCTCTTCATGCTCGGCCTGATGCTCGACGAGCGCCGCCGCCGCCTGAAAGACCGCCTGGCCGCCCGCGAGGCGTTGCAGAAGGCGCACGACGAACTGGAGCGCAAGGTCGACGAGCGCACCGCCGACCTCTCGGCCGCCAACCAGCTGCTGCAGGACGAGGTCGCCGAGCGCATCCGCGCCGAACGGACGCTGCGCGCCGCCCAGGACGAACTGGTCCAGGCCGGCAAGCTGGCGGTGATCGGCCAGCTCTCCACCGGCATCGCCCACGAACTCAACCAGCCGCTGGCCGCCCTGCGCACCCTGTCCGGCAACGGCGTGCGCTTTCTCGAACGCGGCGATGTCGCCACCACCCGCACCAACCTCGAACGCATCGCCCAGCTGGTCGACCGAATGGGACTGATCACCGGTCAGCTGCGCACCTTCGCCCGCAAGTCGAGCGGCCAGTTGCAGCCGGTGGCCTTGGGCAAGGCGCTCGACAACGCCCTGGCCCTGCTCGAACCCCGGCTGCACCAGGCCAATGCCGAGATCATCTGCAATTGCCCACCGCCCGAACCGGTGGCGCTGTGCGACACCAACCGCCTGGAGCAGGTGCTGGTCAACCTGATCGGCAACGCGCTCGACGCCATGGATGGCCAGCCCGCGCCGCGCATCGAAGTGGCCTGCGAATGCGTCGACCGGCAAGCCCGGCTCAGCGTGCGCGACCACGGGCCGGGGCTGGACGAGGCAGCGCTGGCCCACCTCTTCGAACCCTTTTTCACGACCAAGGCGGCCGGCGTCGGACTGGGTCTCGGCCTGACCATCTCGGCCGGCATCGTCCGCGACTTCGGTGGCACGCTCTCCGGGGCCAATCATCCGGACGGCGGCGCCGTCTTCACGCTGGACATCCCTTTGCTCGACGAGGCCGACCCCCATGACTGA
- a CDS encoding sulfite exporter TauE/SafE family protein encodes MTIDWLILIPAAFFAGMVDAAVGGGGLIQIPALLSTFPQTAIPTLFGTNKVSSIAGTAASLWRYARAVRIPWRLVLPATAAALVGAWLGAALVAWMPREAMRPLVVVMMLAVAIYTFLRKNLGHEETHEPRPGDLWRGALFGLVIGLYDGFFGPGTGSFLIFGFVRVFGMDFVRASASAKVINLATNFSAIAFFASHGPILWAIGLTMAACNLAGAYLGTHLALKHGAGFIRQAFLGVVVILIVKQLIDLL; translated from the coding sequence ATGACTATCGACTGGCTGATCCTGATTCCCGCCGCCTTCTTCGCCGGCATGGTCGACGCGGCGGTCGGCGGCGGCGGCCTGATCCAGATTCCGGCCCTGCTCTCGACCTTCCCGCAGACCGCGATCCCGACTCTGTTCGGCACCAACAAGGTATCGAGCATCGCCGGCACCGCCGCCTCACTGTGGCGCTACGCCCGCGCCGTGCGCATTCCCTGGCGCCTGGTGCTACCCGCGACCGCCGCCGCCCTGGTCGGCGCCTGGCTCGGCGCTGCGCTGGTCGCCTGGATGCCGCGCGAAGCAATGCGGCCACTGGTCGTCGTCATGATGCTGGCCGTTGCCATCTACACCTTTCTGCGCAAGAACCTCGGCCATGAAGAGACGCATGAGCCGCGCCCCGGCGACCTTTGGCGCGGCGCACTGTTCGGCCTGGTGATCGGCCTCTACGACGGCTTCTTTGGCCCGGGCACCGGCAGCTTCCTGATCTTCGGCTTCGTCCGCGTCTTCGGCATGGATTTCGTGCGCGCCTCGGCCAGCGCCAAGGTCATCAACCTGGCCACCAACTTCTCGGCCATCGCCTTCTTCGCCAGCCATGGCCCGATCCTGTGGGCCATCGGCCTGACCATGGCTGCGTGCAACCTGGCGGGGGCCTACCTCGGCACCCATCTCGCGCTCAAACACGGCGCCGGCTTCATCCGCCAGGCCTTTCTCGGCGTCGTCGTCATCCTGATCGTCAAGCAACTCATCGATCTCCTCTGA
- a CDS encoding glycosyltransferase family 2 protein, which produces MTAAISIPPHSLSIVVPFYNEEENIAPLVKRVHEALVGYEHPWELVLVDDGSSDATVDRAVQSAREYGPHVRIVELTRNFKQTAAMQAGIDAARGDVIVTMDGDLQNDPVDIPRMVARLLNEDLDLVAGWRQNRQDGLFLRKIPSKIANKLIARLTGVKLRDYGCSLKAFRGSVIKSVRLYGEMHRFIPAWLATVTTPRRIAQEPTTHHARTAGVSKYGISRTFRVILDLIAVYFFMRFRARPGHFFGGIGLGLTALSGLVMTWLAWVKFGLGENIGGRPLLIVAIGGLIAGVHFITTGVLAEIMARIYFESGTIRSYSARPERALAADEGWHKSA; this is translated from the coding sequence AAAACATCGCGCCGCTGGTCAAGCGCGTCCATGAAGCGCTGGTCGGTTACGAACACCCGTGGGAACTGGTCCTGGTCGATGACGGCAGCAGCGATGCCACGGTCGATCGCGCCGTGCAATCGGCCCGGGAATACGGCCCGCACGTCCGCATCGTCGAACTGACCCGCAACTTCAAGCAGACCGCCGCCATGCAGGCCGGCATCGACGCGGCGCGCGGCGACGTCATCGTGACCATGGACGGCGATTTGCAGAACGACCCGGTCGATATCCCACGCATGGTCGCCCGGCTCTTGAACGAAGACCTCGACCTGGTCGCCGGCTGGCGCCAGAACCGCCAGGACGGCCTGTTCCTGCGCAAGATTCCGTCGAAGATCGCCAACAAGCTGATCGCCCGGCTGACCGGCGTCAAGCTGCGCGACTACGGCTGCAGCCTCAAGGCCTTCCGCGGCAGCGTCATCAAGAGCGTGCGCCTGTACGGCGAAATGCATCGTTTCATCCCGGCCTGGCTGGCTACCGTCACCACGCCGCGCCGCATCGCCCAGGAACCGACGACGCACCACGCGCGCACCGCCGGCGTTTCCAAGTACGGCATCTCGCGCACTTTCCGGGTCATACTCGACCTCATCGCTGTCTATTTCTTCATGCGCTTCCGCGCCCGCCCCGGCCACTTCTTCGGCGGCATCGGCCTCGGCCTGACCGCCCTCTCCGGCCTGGTCATGACCTGGCTGGCCTGGGTCAAGTTCGGCCTCGGCGAAAACATCGGTGGCCGGCCGCTGCTGATCGTCGCCATCGGCGGCCTGATCGCCGGCGTACACTTCATCACCACCGGGGTACTGGCCGAAATCATGGCCCGCATCTACTTCGAATCCGGCACCATCCGTTCCTATTCCGCCCGTCCGGAACGCGCCCTGGCGGCTGACGAAGGCTGGCACAAGTCGGCGTGA
- the aspA gene encoding aspartate ammonia-lyase encodes MKQPTTYRLEHDLLGDREVPTAAYYGVHTLRALENFDITGISIAVYPDLIRALAQIKKAAAQANQQLGLLDAKRADAIVAACKELIDGQWHDQFVVDVIQGGAGTSTNMNANEVIANRALEILGHARGEYQFLHPNEHVNMSQSTNDVYPTALKLATYVGIFRLVDAMAYLRRAFERKAEEFADVLKMGRTQLQDAVPMTLGQEFSTYAVMLGEDEERLKEAALLIREMNLGATAIGTGINAHPDYAAIVCRKLVEISGIPVLTAPNLIEATQDCGSFVQLSGVLKRVAVKLSKVCNDLRLLSSGPRAGFGEINLPPRQAGSSIMPGKVNPVIPEVVNQIAFEVIGNDTTVTFAAEAGQLQLNAFEPIIAHSLFKSVLHLGKGCKTLADYCVDGITANRDALRASVERSIGIVTALNPYLGYANATEIAAEAHLSGRGVAEIVLERKLMSPEQLADVLRPEVLTKPQMILPRAA; translated from the coding sequence ATGAAACAACCGACCACCTACCGCCTCGAACACGACCTGCTCGGCGACCGCGAAGTCCCGACTGCCGCCTACTACGGCGTCCATACCCTGCGCGCGCTGGAAAACTTCGACATCACCGGCATCTCGATCGCCGTCTACCCGGACCTCATCCGCGCCCTGGCCCAGATCAAGAAGGCCGCGGCCCAGGCCAACCAGCAGCTCGGCCTGCTCGACGCCAAGCGTGCCGACGCCATCGTCGCCGCCTGCAAGGAATTGATCGACGGCCAGTGGCACGACCAGTTTGTGGTGGATGTCATCCAGGGCGGTGCCGGCACCTCGACCAACATGAACGCCAACGAGGTGATCGCCAACCGGGCGCTGGAAATCCTCGGCCATGCCCGGGGCGAGTACCAGTTCCTGCACCCCAACGAGCACGTCAACATGAGCCAGTCGACCAACGACGTCTATCCGACGGCGTTGAAGCTCGCTACCTATGTCGGCATCTTTCGCCTGGTCGACGCCATGGCCTACCTGCGCCGCGCCTTCGAGCGCAAGGCCGAGGAGTTCGCCGACGTGCTGAAGATGGGCCGCACCCAGTTGCAGGATGCCGTGCCGATGACCCTCGGCCAGGAGTTCTCGACCTACGCCGTGATGCTCGGCGAAGACGAGGAGCGCCTCAAGGAAGCGGCGCTGCTGATCCGCGAAATGAACCTCGGGGCCACTGCCATCGGCACCGGTATCAACGCCCATCCCGACTACGCCGCCATCGTCTGCCGCAAGCTGGTCGAGATCAGTGGCATCCCGGTCCTCACCGCCCCCAACCTGATCGAGGCGACGCAGGACTGTGGCAGCTTCGTGCAACTCTCCGGCGTCCTCAAGCGCGTCGCGGTCAAGCTCTCCAAGGTCTGCAACGACCTGCGCCTGCTCTCCTCCGGCCCGCGCGCCGGCTTCGGCGAGATCAATCTGCCACCGCGTCAGGCCGGCTCATCGATCATGCCGGGCAAGGTCAATCCGGTAATCCCTGAGGTGGTCAACCAGATCGCCTTCGAAGTCATCGGCAACGACACCACCGTGACTTTCGCCGCCGAAGCCGGTCAGCTGCAGCTCAACGCCTTCGAGCCGATCATCGCCCACAGCCTGTTCAAGAGCGTGCTGCACCTGGGCAAGGGCTGCAAGACCCTGGCCGACTACTGCGTCGACGGCATCACCGCCAATCGCGACGCGCTGCGCGCCAGCGTCGAGCGCTCGATCGGCATCGTCACCGCACTCAATCCCTATCTCGGCTACGCCAACGCTACTGAAATTGCCGCCGAAGCCCATCTCAGCGGCCGTGGCGTCGCCGAGATCGTGCTCGAACGCAAACTGATGAGCCCCGAGCAACTGGCCGACGTATTGCGTCCGGAAGTGCTGACCAAGCCGCAAATGATCCTGCCCCGCGCCGCCTGA
- a CDS encoding dicarboxylate/amino acid:cation symporter — protein MKMNRLTTLIMIAMVLGVIVGYACNTMAGGPAAAKEIAGYFGILTDIFLRLIKMIIAPLVFATLVAGLAGMGDSKTVGRIGAKALGWFVVASLCSLSLGLLFANLLQPGANLGVPLPEVGSAVGLKTSALNLKDFITHVFPKNFFEAMAANEILQILVFAVFFGLALGHLHNQAARSLVSTMEEVVHVMLKVTDYVMRFAPIGVFGAVAGIITTQGLGMLVVFGKLLASFYIALAVLWLVLIAAGYFVLGKEVFRLLKLVRSPMLLGFSTASSESAYPKLMEQLEKFGVKDRITGFVLPLGYSFNLDGSMLYCAFAALFIGQAYGIDLSLTTQITMLLVLMISSKGVAGVPRSSLVVVAAVLPMFGLPEAGLLLILGIDHFLDMGRTATNVLGNAIATAVVAKWENGITPVDEALAEIDETLPVPDQLVPASAA, from the coding sequence ATGAAAATGAACCGGTTAACCACCCTGATCATGATCGCCATGGTCCTCGGCGTCATCGTCGGTTACGCCTGCAACACCATGGCCGGCGGCCCGGCCGCCGCCAAGGAGATTGCCGGCTACTTCGGCATCCTGACCGACATCTTCCTGCGCCTGATCAAGATGATCATCGCGCCGCTGGTCTTCGCCACCTTGGTTGCTGGCCTGGCCGGCATGGGCGACTCGAAGACCGTCGGCCGCATCGGCGCCAAGGCCCTCGGCTGGTTCGTCGTCGCTTCGCTGTGCTCGCTGTCGCTCGGCCTGTTGTTCGCCAACCTGCTGCAACCGGGCGCCAATCTGGGCGTACCGTTGCCCGAAGTGGGCAGCGCCGTCGGCCTGAAAACCAGCGCGCTGAACCTCAAGGATTTCATCACCCACGTCTTCCCGAAGAATTTCTTCGAGGCGATGGCGGCCAATGAAATCCTGCAGATCCTGGTCTTCGCGGTGTTCTTCGGCCTGGCCCTGGGCCACCTGCACAACCAGGCGGCGCGTAGCCTGGTGAGCACCATGGAAGAAGTGGTGCATGTCATGCTCAAGGTCACCGACTACGTCATGCGCTTCGCCCCGATCGGCGTCTTCGGTGCCGTCGCCGGCATCATCACGACCCAGGGGCTGGGCATGCTGGTGGTCTTCGGCAAGCTGCTGGCGAGCTTCTACATCGCCCTGGCCGTTTTGTGGCTGGTGCTGATCGCGGCCGGCTACTTCGTGCTCGGCAAGGAAGTCTTCCGCCTGCTCAAACTGGTGCGCAGCCCGATGCTGCTCGGCTTCTCGACGGCGAGCAGCGAATCGGCCTATCCCAAGCTCATGGAGCAGCTCGAGAAATTCGGCGTCAAGGACCGCATCACCGGCTTCGTGCTGCCGCTCGGCTACTCGTTCAACCTCGATGGCTCCATGCTCTACTGCGCCTTCGCCGCGCTCTTCATCGGCCAGGCCTACGGCATCGATCTCAGCCTGACGACGCAGATCACCATGCTGCTGGTCCTGATGATCTCGAGCAAGGGTGTCGCCGGCGTACCGCGCTCCTCGCTGGTTGTCGTTGCCGCCGTGCTGCCGATGTTCGGCCTGCCGGAAGCCGGCTTGCTGCTGATCCTCGGAATCGACCACTTCCTCGACATGGGGCGTACGGCAACCAACGTGCTGGGTAACGCCATCGCCACCGCCGTCGTCGCCAAGTGGGAAAATGGCATCACGCCGGTGGACGAAGCGCTCGCTGAAATCGACGAAACGCTGCCGGTGCCTGACCAACTGGTGCCAGCCAGCGCCGCCTGA
- a CDS encoding asparaginase — translation MNRLISRCLLVLAGFLATVPAFAAKPNVVILATGGTIAGAGADVAKSATYQAAKVPVDKLIAGIPTLADVAQVRGEQVFQIASEGFTNEHLVTLGKRVAALAKQGDVDGIVVTHGTDTLEETAYFLNLVVHTDKPIVVVGSMRPGTAMSADGMLNLSNAVSVAASTDARGKGVLVTMNDELNSGRDVSKMVNIKTEAFKSPWGALGMVVEGKNYWFRLPAKRHTMNSEFDIEKIEALAPVEIAYGYGNVGDTAYRALADKGAKAIIHAGTGNGSVSNRVVPALRDLRGKGVQIIRSSHVNAGGFVLRNAEQPDDQYDWVVAHDLNPQKARILAAVAMTKTQDSKDLQRIFWEY, via the coding sequence ATGAACCGCTTAATTTCCCGCTGCCTGCTGGTGCTCGCCGGCTTCCTGGCCACCGTGCCGGCCTTCGCCGCCAAACCCAACGTCGTCATCCTGGCCACCGGCGGCACCATCGCCGGGGCCGGCGCCGATGTCGCCAAGAGCGCCACCTACCAGGCCGCCAAGGTGCCGGTCGACAAGCTGATCGCCGGCATCCCGACGCTCGCCGATGTCGCCCAGGTGCGCGGCGAACAGGTCTTCCAGATCGCCTCCGAGGGCTTCACCAACGAACACCTCGTCACCCTCGGCAAGCGCGTCGCCGCACTCGCCAAACAGGGCGACGTCGATGGCATCGTCGTCACCCACGGCACCGACACGCTGGAAGAAACCGCCTATTTCCTGAACCTGGTCGTCCATACCGACAAGCCGATCGTGGTCGTCGGGTCGATGCGTCCGGGCACCGCGATGTCGGCCGACGGCATGCTCAACCTGTCGAACGCAGTCAGCGTCGCGGCGAGCACCGATGCGCGCGGCAAGGGCGTGCTGGTGACGATGAACGACGAACTGAACAGCGGCCGTGACGTCTCCAAGATGGTCAATATCAAGACCGAAGCCTTCAAGAGCCCGTGGGGCGCGCTGGGCATGGTGGTCGAGGGCAAGAACTACTGGTTCCGCCTGCCGGCCAAGCGCCACACGATGAATTCCGAATTCGACATCGAGAAGATCGAGGCCCTGGCCCCGGTCGAGATCGCCTACGGTTACGGCAACGTCGGCGATACCGCCTACCGGGCGCTGGCCGACAAGGGCGCCAAGGCCATCATCCACGCCGGTACCGGCAACGGTTCGGTGAGCAACCGCGTCGTGCCGGCGCTGCGCGATCTGCGCGGCAAGGGCGTGCAGATCATCCGTTCCTCGCACGTCAATGCCGGCGGCTTCGTACTGCGCAATGCCGAGCAACCCGACGACCAGTACGACTGGGTCGTCGCCCATGATCTGAACCCGCAGAAGGCCCGCATCCTGGCCGCGGTGGCGATGACCAAGACGCAGGACAGCAAGGATCTCCAGCGCATCTTCTGGGAATACTGA
- a CDS encoding sigma-54-dependent transcriptional regulator: protein MTEALKVLIIEDDPDVALGCEQALQLEGIATECAGSAEQARRRLGRDFRGVVVSDIRLPKMDGMAFLRETLALDPELPVVLITGHGDVTMAVQAMKDGAYDFIQKPFAPEYLVEVVRRALEKRRLVLEVRDLRRQLEQRDQLESKLIGRGPGMQKLRDRLTGLAGSAADVLIHGETGTGKELVARCLHDLSMRRDGNFVAINCGGMAESLLDSELFGHEPGAFTGAQKRRIGKIEHASGGTLFLDEIESMPMTMQIKLLRVLQERTLERLGSNTQVSIDCRVIAATKEDLLDLAARGGFRNDLYYRLGVATLNLPPLRERREDIPLLFEHFLLQAAARHQRPVPETSAGRVRQLVGYAWPGNVRELRNVADRCVLGIESGSPPFGQPQSEGPTPLAETVEAFERALIADALRRYGSLTRTADALAVAKTTLHDKIRKYGLADDVS from the coding sequence ATGACTGAAGCGCTGAAAGTACTGATCATCGAGGACGACCCGGACGTAGCGCTGGGCTGCGAGCAGGCCCTGCAGCTCGAAGGCATCGCCACCGAATGTGCCGGCAGCGCCGAACAGGCGCGCCGCCGCCTGGGCCGCGATTTCCGCGGCGTCGTGGTCAGCGACATCCGGCTGCCCAAGATGGATGGCATGGCCTTCCTGCGCGAAACCCTGGCCCTCGATCCGGAATTGCCGGTGGTGCTGATCACCGGCCACGGCGACGTGACGATGGCGGTGCAGGCGATGAAGGACGGCGCTTACGACTTCATCCAGAAGCCTTTCGCCCCGGAATACCTGGTCGAGGTGGTGCGCCGGGCGCTGGAGAAACGCCGCCTGGTGCTTGAAGTGCGCGACCTGCGCCGCCAGCTCGAACAGCGCGACCAGCTCGAAAGCAAGCTGATCGGCCGCGGCCCCGGCATGCAGAAGCTGCGCGACCGTCTGACCGGCCTCGCCGGCAGTGCCGCCGACGTGCTGATCCATGGCGAGACCGGCACCGGCAAGGAACTGGTTGCGCGCTGCCTGCACGACCTCAGCATGCGCCGGGACGGCAATTTCGTCGCCATCAACTGCGGCGGCATGGCCGAAAGCCTACTCGACAGCGAGCTCTTCGGCCACGAGCCGGGCGCCTTCACCGGCGCCCAGAAACGGCGCATCGGCAAGATCGAGCATGCCAGCGGCGGCACCCTGTTTCTCGACGAAATCGAGAGCATGCCGATGACCATGCAGATCAAGCTGCTGCGCGTCCTGCAGGAACGGACGCTGGAACGCCTGGGCTCCAACACCCAGGTCAGCATCGACTGCCGGGTGATCGCCGCGACCAAGGAAGACCTGCTCGACCTCGCGGCACGCGGCGGCTTTCGCAACGACCTCTACTACCGTCTGGGCGTCGCGACACTGAACCTGCCGCCGCTGCGCGAACGGCGCGAAGACATCCCGCTGCTCTTCGAGCACTTCCTGCTCCAGGCCGCCGCCCGCCACCAGCGGCCGGTGCCGGAAACCAGCGCCGGCCGCGTCCGGCAACTGGTCGGCTACGCCTGGCCGGGCAACGTCCGCGAGCTCAGGAACGTCGCCGACCGCTGCGTACTGGGCATCGAAAGCGGATCGCCGCCCTTCGGCCAGCCGCAGTCCGAGGGCCCGACGCCGCTCGCCGAGACCGTCGAAGCTTTCGAACGGGCGCTGATCGCCGACGCCCTGCGCCGCTACGGTAGCCTGACCCGCACCGCCGACGCCCTGGCCGTCGCCAAGACGACGCTGCACGACAAGATCCGCAAATACGGGCTGGCCGACGACGTTTCCTAG